A region of the Mytilus trossulus isolate FHL-02 chromosome 11, PNRI_Mtr1.1.1.hap1, whole genome shotgun sequence genome:
TGTGAACCAGAATAAAATGTAGATAGTAGACTGGATTTGTCTTTTAAGGTCCCGTTGCCATGCCGAGTCCAAGCTATTTCTCAAATTATGTAACATCAATGTGAGCAGTTCCCCGCAAAAAGAATTGATAAAACCATTAAATAAAGACTACAAAACGAATCACAAAAACGGgacaggaggattttgaaaataaataactcagccttgataatcacaaaaataaatggtttgttctgtggtagtttgaaaataaataacctgacttgcaatgtattgaaaatatataactcagcaggtctataGCTTATTGGGCCTTCAGTGGttccaaaacccttcaaaaaaaatttttttgctccgctcggcgaaatttgtttgacattaCTTTTGAAAGAAGCTAGGTAAAACCAAACTAAATTAACTTAGTAAGTAAAATTAACTTTAATACTATACATTatgtatgcaatacatgtatattgcttgggaatataaatgattcttttcgttcagaaaattataaaatacttaatctaattataccaattgtctcttataatatacttattacTATGAATGTGTGTTTCGTTTGTCCTGTCtcgctatgtattatcttaaattatttgtatatattgtcctcttgtGCACAAGTAagtgtctgaggttatgaatgaaatcttgaatcttaaaatttctgaaGGGGATAATGATCTACTAGtattctgattaaatggtacacaatgacttgactatacatgtattaatggtttgccttttttaaaatggttacttggatagagagttgtctcattggcactcacaccacatcttcctatatctaattattcataattaatacAACTAATTATTGACAACTTCTACAACAATAAAGAACACGACCTTAACAGATTTTGTTTCCGATAATCAAagatttgattaaattttgtcACCAAGAGCATGTTTACAATTGTAAATCTCTAAGTCAAATAGTGCAATACTCATTCATATAAAATCGCGCAAAGAAATCTgtgaaacataaaacaaaagaaatgaaaatatttatttcaaggaAGTACATAACAAATACACACTAGTAGTAAAAAGGTTTCTGAgaatattcatacaaaaaaaatgaatcgaaACAATCACATGATTTTTTACTGTAATACGTCATGAACTGGAAACATAGAAAGGTCACGTAGGttgttcttgtttttattttaaaaatagtccTTCCATGTGGGAATCAGTAAAATATTATTCTGTCGTTATCCCATTAAACTGagcataaattattttttgtcatcCAATGTTCCGTTTGCAAATTTGCGAATTATATTAGGTCAATAactacaggtttttttttaatgaaaaataggTTCCAGGCTTAGTagtatttcaaaacaaacaagCGGGTATGCATGTGTAAACTTTtgagttttataaaaatgaattcttATCACGTGGATCACTGTTTACACCTTACTCGGGACAAGTCGGGAAAAATTGTTCTgagtattctttttttttgattGGCTAATTTGTTATCAGTATACTCGgcattcatatatatttttgtgtttcgGGAATTGCggtacattttaaatttatggtTTAAACTACTAAATATTATGGAATATCACAGGAGTCAACAATGTAGTGAGGACTGACATTTATCTTGGTAGAAAACAGATCTGGAATGGTTGTGGTTGGTTTGTAGTTCCAGTCTGAATCCCAGTCATAGGTAATTCGTCGTTGTCGTCACCTTTCGTCAAATTGAATCTTTGTAAAATTGAAACGAAGAATAAAAGTAATTCTGATTCTGCAAGCTGTTTGCCGGGGCACAGGCGTGGACCTACAAAAGTATGATAAAAGTTgtgaatttaaaataatgaatatttgcaGGGGAAACAACATTAACAGTACAGTGAGTGCAAAATAAAGTTCGCAAGACGTTGTTCTGGATGTCCAAAGTGTTATAAGGATCACGGTCTTAGTCTCATTATAATTCGACAGATGGGTAAACTCAATCTATTACAAAAAGGTGTGGTATTCATACCAATGCTTCATATCAACGtttcaacaaaacaaatacgTATTTCAACAAACTGTCTCTATCATAtcgaataattcaaacaataatcatttaaattcataacGATTCGAAGAATTGtgaatgaatttataaaagattagTAATCATCAACCACTTAAATAATATTAGTATTTCATACAAGGACAGACAAAGCACGCGACATACCCATCGAAAAAGCAGAGAAGCCTTCCTTTTTAACAAAGTGTCCATCTTTATCAAGAAATCTCTCTGGTCGAAATTCTTCTGGTTTATCCCAAACAGATGGATCAAGATGAACAGACATCAAATGAGGGATGATGATTGTATCCCTTGGAATAATCTTTCCGTCGATTTCTACGTCCTCAATAGATACATGTGGTACTGCAAGAGGAGCTGAAATCAAACATAAGAACAtatataatagtacacaagGTTGGTTTTCATTGTCTTATGAACAAAATGCATAAACGAGACTATGTACATTGCAATGAAACAAAGTTGGAACTTTTGAtgtaatagcttccttgtgagttGCTACCCTCTTTAaatgaaatcatgataggaTATACAAGCCGGGAACATCGTATTAATTAAgcgatatatactccgtatggaggaactgctggaatgttgctacatagaaatagaaagttcaGAAAATTAGTAAGCTGAAATCAtatttttgtcgtaaagttttgtgtttttttaccaatcctcattgtcaatttctagatgcaagACGACAACTGAGGTAGACTTAATTGTATCTGTGGTATtttttatctctagttcgatgggatagattcgttcaacagtcaccaaattttgtatcatttagtgagagaacatcatcgtATAGTGGAACGTAAATGTAAagaatattgctaacttcttatctgtCTTTCTCAGTCGTTCATGTATGAATTCAGCTTTATAATTATAAGGAAACAATAGGAAAGAAGAGGGTCATAATTGGTTTCCATTGGATTTCCTACAgcctgttgaaaaacacgtcctccacaagtaacaaatatgttgtcaatcaagaaatcaagcaacttgataatgtcagtttcagataattttatatttgaatcagagtgattatTTACAAAGTAGGAATAATCATTCCCCAAGGctagatacttgtatctacgtcgCCCTcctttttatgaaacaaatcaATATCAACTCTTTcgatttgtcttttagtttggaaggTGGAATACTTTTGTTTAAAGTGCAGAAAAGTCAAATGgtttaatactattgcaagatgagAGAGTCTCGGATtttatgtactctaaaagatctttgatttatttttagtatccacatctgattcacgacatctctagaataggcagtttcacaataacatTGACGGCCTGATTGTATTGCCGATTAAAAGTACCAATGGTTGATATTCTCTGTTCCTCGTGTAAGGTTGCCATTGCATTAACTAACTATCGGTTGATAGTCTCTGCACCTAGTGAACGGTTGCCTTAACAATTACCCTAACCAAATGATGATATTCTCCGTACCTCGTGTAATTAAATTAAGGTTTCCATGACATTACTTTACCAAtggttaattttattttctgttccTCTTGTTAGATATTACCGTGGCATTAACTAACCAATAATTGATATTCTCTTTTCCTCGCGTATGGTTGCCATggcattaacatgattaatatatCAAAGGTTGTTATTCACTGTACTCTATGTAAGGGTACCATGGCATTTAAATaccaataatttattttctctgCTCTTTATGTAAGGTTATCATGGCATTAACTTACCAATGGTTGATATTCTCTGTACTTCTTGTAAAGTTGCCATGACGTATGGTATATTGTCTTTATCTTTCACGACAGGTTGTCTGTCTTCACCGATGACCTTTTAGAAAGATggttagtttattgttttattctatGTCTAATTTAGGTTTCTAATACATGTACCCACAGGAGAATTTGGTATAACCAATAATTAATGTAACGCgtattctgattggctgactgttttttttctatcagcTCATAGCCATAATTTAGTCATGCTCATTGTTTTCCGTGATTTACTCCGGTCAAAAATCGAATTAAATTGTAAGGAATAACTGTTATAATGTTTCtgctgtctattcgaaataacattaaCTAGAGGCTTTAAatagcctgtgtcgctcaccttggtctatatgCATTtcaaacaaaggacacagatggattcatgacaaaattgtattttgatgatggtgatgtgtttgtagagcTTACTATACctaacattcttgctgcttacaattatctctttctatacaaaaaaaactgGGTCCAGTAGGAAATTCatgaaatgtgtaaaaactgaCGATAAAGGGCgattactcctaaaggggtcaattgaacatttttgttatgttgACTTAATTCTAactcttactttgctgtacattattgctgtttacagttaacctctatctataattatattgaagataataaccaaagCTGCAAAATGTTCTTAacattaccaattcaggggtagcaacccaacaacaggttaccTGATCggtctgaaaattttagggtagatagatcttgactaTATGAACAATTATATTTGCATCATTTTTCAGAGAATCCAatatctttcgttagatgaacctgaaatttgaggacAAAATCGTCCCTTACCTGACCTAGCTACTCCTTTTGCCcagaagtttcagaggagaagattttggtataagttaacgacgacggacgccaagtgatgagaaaagctcgcTTGGCCCTTTGGGCTAAAAATGTGGTccacactttaaaataaccgGCTACGCTGGTTATTCAGtgtgtttcacatttttcatgttatttctttatagacagaaaaaataagatagtcattccttaattattttcaattgtgtACTTGAAGAACCTTTACCTccgaaacataaaaaaaatatgatacataatAAACACACTATTAAATCTACAATATGTATAATCAAACATACGTGGGTGCTAGCCACttatattgatattcatgtttaCAACGGGTTTCATGGCCGTCGGCAGTTTCGAATGTTATCCGACTGATTAATGATACGACAGTGAACCTCAATTTGACCATACTGGCCCTTTGAATATCGACCAATACCAACATGTATCGAATGGTTGTGTTGCACTGGGAATTTAGACTGAATCTCTGTCCTTTATCTGTTTGGCTCTGTCATACCCGTATGTTGCAAAAAAAAGAGGATCAGCCTAACAGGGAGTTTTGCTTCACAACTGAAATGGTACCGTTGTAAATTTTGCTGAAAAATTACGTAtatttcctctgagttcagtatttttgtgattttacttttttcaagtattgaaaataacaataacaatcagatgaccaaaaaaaatcatatcattcAAAGTTAAAGCTATTGCAAATGtacattttactgaaaaaattaCCTAAAGGCTCCATAAAGTTCCATTATAGCAGCACGAAAACTCgatttctttaaacattttgttatgataaacatgataaatggtACCATCTGTTGGACTTTTACCTCTAATATTTGATTTCGACATTTCTTCTGAACATCCGGGTATTTTATCATATACATCATACTCCACTGTAGTGTGACGGAGGTAGTGTCTGTACCAGCAATATACAGATCAGCTATAGTAATAAATAAACTCTCatctacaaaacaaaatttatgaaaagaaTCAATCAATATTATTGAACAGAGCATCTGTCTGATCTATTGGTAGTTTCATTATACACTGTAATAATAAGTATAACTATGACTATTCTGCAAAAAGCAATGTTTTCTacatttgcaattaaaacacttatatgtatatatgccTTTTCACTCACGGTCAATATTCATATCATATCAACAAGAACCGTTTAGAATTTTTATGCatagataaattaaataaaaaaagcacTGCTATACAATTACAATAGctttttttgaaagatttgaaaatgttgttttcatataatggtttttatactttatactATATTTTCAACACTTGGAATATgtgtaatttttcaacaaaatttacataagaTGTTCAGTACCAGTTTTGTATAATCTACTATTTTGTATTCTTCTTTTAATCCTTTTCACCTTTCGTTCTTGTCCAGAAAAACGTCGTACGTATCGTTCCATttctcgaaaaaaaaataacgtcaTTGGAATTTAATATCAGTGCAGTACCTTTTAAACGTATGCAGTTGTTTGGAGGACAAAATACACACAACTAGTGTATAGTAATGATGTCGAATAGTTTTCTGTAAGACATTGTTATTTAGAtaaagttaaaattatatttacctGAAATTTTGCTGTCGGGTTTTTCTTCTTGTTCAAGGTAAACGTCCAAGAAATGCCGAATGTTATTAGCATCGAACGAACCTCTCACACTCTCTATCCGTGTagctatatatttttgaatcttCCTTCTACCCTCCACAACTAATTTTGTCTGAAATAAcaaagtatgaaaataaaatacacaatcaAGTGGAAGAAACCGGATGAATTGTATAGTTTGGCATAGACGAACATTATACAACCATTTTACTATCAGGTCTCATTGATTAAAATTCGTTCAGATCGATCATTTCTGCAACTTTATTCTTGAAGCTTACTCAATCTCGTGTTCCTTGGTGAtcggtattttttttactatttcacCTTTTACCAATATATCTTCCATGAAACCTTTGATAAACGCCTAACAATTTGATCAAGTTGACCGTCATAAAAAAGATTCCACGATATAGCgtacaaatgatatataatcTTAAGCTTTAAAAGCTGTTCTTTTGATTTTCAGATGAAAATTTGGTAGTGTCAAAATAATCTTCCAATTCTGTTAAAGACATTGTCTTTTTACCTTATCAGTGAATTTCTTAAGCATTTTTGGGAACGTAATATATTagaacttattttaaatataaaagtaaaatgtataattgAAGTAATGCTCTGATATCAGCTTATAAATTAACACCAGTAGATAAAGgaaatgaattatttgattatttatgcCAAtgctaattttatattttatcgttgAGACTAAAGTTGGTTATAAGTCCGGAACAATTCTGAATAATTACAATCAACTTTAGTCGTAAATATAAAAGCAGATTCGGTAGGCTTGCCAATAAGActactctccacaagagaccaatgatacagaaattacagctataggtcaccttacggccttcaaatGTACATATCActtacagcatagtcagctatgagaGGCCAAAATATCACGAAGTCAAACGATAAAATTAACGGTCTaatgaatgtaaaacaaatgtgtaacacagCAACACACAACAACAACtaaattgcaggctcctgacttgggactggcatatacatataaaaagttGCGGCGTTGGACATAGTAGCGGGATCCAAACCATCTTGTTGATATACGTCAAAGTTATAATTAAACCagtatattttcattatatatatattattatattatgtagtataacgtaatcagagatcaatattttaatcagattgaCCAGTATGCACCCGAGTAATAATCACACCAGTATACGTGTCACACATTTTTGGGgtactaaattttatatttcaacctGTCTTATTATATTGACTTCTATTATGTACATTTCGTATGCAgcatacatatttaatttattaaatactAATGAGGGGGGACAGGGGGACCCTTCTCCCTTCTcccacccctcttctcctttctcctacgcctcttcttatttattttttttaatttacccgaaaaaagagagatattttattttttcatattttattttatttccaactttttctcctttctcccagccttcctctcctttctcctttctcctacccctttaaattctccctgtctcccttacccctgtcccCCCTCACTAATAATGATCCCACAATTCGCTATGAATTTACatgtgtacatttgaacatGTAAGataataaatttctatttaaggaatgactgtaatatttttctgtctatgaagaaataacttaaaaaatttggtgcacactgaataacgcgcgtagcgggttatttaacagagtgcaccatattttttattttctttcgaatagacagaaaaaatattacagtaattAATCGGTATTGTCAAGAATTTCAATAACAGACTATTGTGCTCATAATAAAAttacgtcagccaatcagaagacgcgttacatccaaaattaaattatttgtcaatACCCTTTTAACAGGTCAGgaccactaccttatatggaaatgcataaattagcatacttatgttctcgcacatgtaattgtttatttacatgtgacgcaatttatttttacctaggtttttgaccaatcaactaaatgagtcacaatgcatgatggactactacgtgtttacaatcaaccaagaacacgtgttatttactgcaatacaacacattttttcgtgaaaagcgggattcacaatttcgcttagtttttcattttgtgaatcttcatttatagttcgtgatataaagtattacttccatgctcagattaacgaaGAGTTGTATCTATGCGAAGAAAAAAGGATTTGAATTACCCGATATATAgccattaacatgtttgatgatGGCACCCAGAGTTCATGTATTTGTCAAACAGACAGCaacgaaacaaaagaaaaagaacataATAACCCACGAGACAAACTAACTGGTGTAAAATAAGCCGTCGATAACAGCCGGTGCTGATATTCACGAGTACAGCAATTTTCGTATAGATAATCAAAGGCAAATGTGTgatccttgaattttgtgttcgtaaaaaaggcgaagaaatatttacacacatggcagtgttaacaaaatctataaggATTTATTTCTGTCACATTGCAGTATATGGGACTTCCAAACTGTTCCCTTTGTTTTGAAGGTAGTGAAGTCAGCAATGTAGTTTCAGTTTGTTCGTTTTTTTAACAGGCTCGGACTTTTGCCAAACTGAATAAATCATTACATCTGATTTCTTATAcctgcaaagtaaaactttggttggcttgcttgctttgtttgtatagttgtttataaaagctttgaaaaataagattgacatctttaaacaatttatatgtaggcatagtttaacttgtatattttatattttgtacaatatacaaacaaagcaagcaagctaaccaaagttttgctctacatgcattaggaaataagctgtaatgATGTTAtccatacatgtatgtatgtgcgACAAGACGGAAAATTTggtatgttttgtgaaaattgcagcgttggatctataataaaaaaagaagatgtggtatgaatgccaatgagacagctgtccacaagagaccaaaatgacatagaaattaacatttatagatcaccgtacggccttcagcaatgagcaaagcacataccgcatagtcagctataaaaggcgccgatacgacaatgtaaaacatttcaatcgagaaaactcacggccttaattatattaaaacaaaatgaacgaaaaataaatatgtaactcataaacaaacggcaaccactgaaatatAGGCTCctatacaatataattttttttattggacaGATTTCttctacttttatatatttaattgggcctgttggttttttttttattgttttacacaagtCAGTTTGGGGTCATTTAAAGCTTACTTTTTGGCATTGAACCTATGACTGCTTACTTTACTGAATTATGTCtttgttgaaaaaatgtctcatttggcactcatacctcatcttctttttttctatatacaaagcacgttttagaaaaaaaaatcataggtaatatggcacccactatgatccagagacttttaatattggagatattttacatatgtcaACAGGACAGCAGCCGAACGATAAAAAATCTCTGaggtatattttgtgataaaattagcAACAAACGGAGATTATCGATGGATGATATGTATACCGTACCCGCTCCATGAGGGCGGGGTTCCGGGGGGATTGatcccctttttttggacgatcagtGCATTTGGATGGGAACTTGTAGTACGAACCCCCTCCCCTTTTGTCCAGGGTTAGGTCCccctttttaaatggctggatccgcccctgccgctttcataacacttatttttagcatactgaatattatAATGTTCTTACTTTTAGTTCAGGTCCAAATAATTTTTTACACATTCAGTAAAGAAAGAAGTGATTCAATGaaagttttcgtgtttttctaGGCAGAAATTATTTTGGAATGACATTATACCGGTTTAAAAGAGCTCATATGATTTTCTTACTGGACAGTGGTCACTTCATTGGATATTTCACTGTTTCATGTCGTGAAATTAATGCTGGTTTAATTCATAACAATGCACAAAGCCGATTCAACTACTTTTGCAAGGCGAAAAAGAAAGTCGAATCGTGAAGCcagtatacaatatttttttaatctgagcatgcaaattgaagattacgttatatattttacattaaatatatttgcagaataaaaacattggtaatgagagtcccagacaatatattagttgactgttttcccactaattccacgtgtttcaagtagtagtttactcgtagtagcccacaatgcattgtagttaattgagtcgattggtcagttttttCAAGGCCGTATTGgccttgtgttttggaaattactatgcaaatatattctgacgtcagaaaatctagagttctcgacCTGTTTAAACTCTAAgctaatgtaaatattttacaagttcGTTATGCAACTTTGTATTAGGTCATATCAAATACACACATAATTCAATGATTAATGGATTGGTCACCTATCCGGTAATTCTCTTTGATAAATTAAAtcactttattatataatttctgTTTACAACATGACCCCAACAAACTGTGTTGTTATAGcaactttatttggtatttaaagaaagataaatttatattcaggGACTCTGTTTGGATATGCCAACGAGAGCACATGAACTGCGTTCGGATTTTCTATCAcactcatatatatatttacgtgtttctcgtttctcgttttgtttatatagattagaccgttggttttcccgtttgaatggttttacactagtaattttggggccctttatagcttgttgttcggtgtgagccaaggctccgtgttgaaggccgaactttaacctataatggtttaatttttaaattgttatttggatggagagttgtctcattggcactcacaccacatatATCTATACTGagtaccgtatagcgggttattttcgcgggtgtaaaattttgcgattttcattcaacaaggtatacgaaatattttggcggttattattttggcggataaAAACTTGTATGCATACCTTTGTATGTACACCTTTAATTTGGCGGAACTTATTTTGGCGAtattgttctatccgcgaaaataagcgaaaatttgcaccccgcgaaaataacccgctatacggtatctatatattgtttttttggtaaaaataactaatttattacactgatattttgtatttgaataaaGAGCTAGTACCCTGCAATCCCACTCGAAGCCGTTCTGGCAATGTTTATCTGGAAAAGTACAAAAGCTTTCTTCAAATACGCCCGAGTAATAATTACA
Encoded here:
- the LOC134691190 gene encoding cytochrome P450 2H1-like, which encodes MIGTILHSVDVFTILTFFITLLLAYLIWDNVVRVRTNIPGPTPWPIIGNMPSIIGTKNASETFLQMQKKYGDLVYLKLGILPIVLVYGYKNVHQVLVDNGNKTKFRPRHILHFLKTLFPNKTGLIFSNGQEWVDIRRFTMVALKDFGVGKQSIEEKIQDEVGLLMELFSKQEKKPTDCSKMFPKATSNIISSIIFGSRFDFDDPDFNNLLGNIATLFKYAAAFRLENCFPILDKINPFNKTKLVVEGRRKIQKYIATRIESVRGSFDANNIRHFLDVYLEQEEKPDSKISDESLFITIADLYIAGTDTTSVTLQWSMMYMIKYPDVQKKCRNQILEVIGEDRQPVVKDKDNIPYVMATLQEVQRISTIAPLAVPHVSIEDVEIDGKIIPRDTIIIPHLMSVHLDPSVWDKPEEFRPERFLDKDGHFVKKEGFSAFSMGPRLCPGKQLAESELLLFFVSILQRFNLTKGDDNDELPMTGIQTGTTNQPQPFQICFLPR